The following coding sequences are from one Shewanella putrefaciens window:
- a CDS encoding ArsR/SmtB family transcription factor: MQNDIDVDAMVTNAESAAKWLKAIANPYRLMILCLLLDKELSVTELNATVPLSQSALSQHLAVLRAEDLVDTRKSSQIVYYKLKNEQVTQVISILHNRYCAG, from the coding sequence ATGCAAAATGATATAGATGTAGATGCAATGGTAACTAATGCGGAAAGTGCAGCTAAATGGCTTAAAGCCATCGCGAATCCTTATCGCCTAATGATTTTATGCCTATTGCTAGATAAAGAGTTAAGCGTAACTGAACTCAATGCCACGGTGCCATTAAGCCAATCCGCACTATCCCAGCATTTAGCTGTGTTACGCGCAGAAGATTTAGTGGATACCCGTAAGAGTTCGCAAATTGTTTATTATAAGCTTAAGAATGAGCAAGTTACCCAAGTCATTTCTATTCTACACAATCGCTACTGCGCGGGGTAA
- the hemG gene encoding menaquinone-dependent protoporphyrinogen IX dehydrogenase, translating into MIRVLVLYFTRGGHTAKIASAIADQLKNRGAQVDLVDINSAAATRINWPDYQVVALGACVLYGTYDKTVFQFIEQHNQALSALPNSFFCVNVVARNPEKRIPENNKYLQKFIALSPWTPADLKIIAGKVDYPSWPWYDRLAIQLIMKMTKGPTDPKSVIDYTDWEDVKIYADHLLDLTEVTATT; encoded by the coding sequence ATGATACGCGTCCTCGTACTTTATTTTACCCGTGGTGGACATACAGCCAAGATTGCTAGTGCAATTGCTGATCAATTAAAAAACCGTGGTGCGCAGGTTGACTTAGTTGATATCAATAGTGCCGCAGCCACTCGGATTAATTGGCCGGATTATCAGGTTGTTGCTCTGGGGGCTTGTGTTCTCTACGGTACCTACGATAAAACAGTATTCCAGTTTATAGAACAGCATAATCAAGCATTAAGCGCTTTACCGAACAGTTTCTTCTGTGTCAATGTGGTCGCCAGAAATCCTGAAAAACGTATCCCAGAAAATAATAAATACCTGCAAAAGTTTATTGCATTATCACCATGGACTCCCGCAGATCTGAAGATCATTGCAGGTAAAGTGGATTATCCTTCATGGCCTTGGTACGACAGATTGGCGATTCAGTTGATTATGAAGATGACTAAAGGTCCAACCGATCCTAAATCAGTGATCGATTATACCGACTGGGAAGATGTGAAAATTTATGCCGATCATCTGTTAGATCTGACAGAGGTTACAGCAACAACGTAA
- the hemG gene encoding menaquinone-dependent protoporphyrinogen IX dehydrogenase, which yields MQTLIIYSTIDGQTLAICQKIKLFAEQAGENVSLVTLEQAEALSLADFDKVLIGASIRYGKYRPELYQFVNRHHAVLDTKINGFFSVNVVARKPLKNTPETNPYMQKFLKLSLWQPQHLAVFAGKIDYPKYSFFDRTMIRFIMWMTKGPTDINGTFEFTDWAKVDAFGTDFSHQ from the coding sequence ATGCAGACGTTAATAATCTACTCAACCATTGATGGCCAAACATTGGCAATCTGCCAAAAAATAAAACTGTTTGCAGAGCAGGCGGGAGAAAATGTTTCGCTAGTCACGTTAGAGCAGGCAGAAGCATTGAGTTTGGCTGATTTTGATAAAGTGTTGATCGGTGCCAGTATTCGCTATGGAAAATATAGGCCCGAGTTATATCAATTTGTTAATCGTCACCATGCCGTATTAGATACCAAAATTAACGGATTTTTTTCCGTTAATGTTGTGGCACGCAAGCCCTTAAAAAATACCCCCGAAACCAATCCATACATGCAAAAGTTTTTAAAACTTTCCCTATGGCAACCTCAGCACTTGGCGGTATTTGCAGGTAAGATTGATTATCCAAAGTACAGTTTCTTTGATCGCACTATGATACGTTTTATTATGTGGATGACTAAAGGGCCGACCGATATTAACGGAACCTTTGAGTTTACCGATTGGGCTAAGGTTGATGCTTTTGGCACTGACTTTAGTCACCAGTAA
- the fadB gene encoding fatty acid oxidation complex subunit alpha FadB, whose amino-acid sequence MIYQSPTIQVELLEDNIAKLCFNAPGSVNKFDRETLASLDAALDSIKQNSNIKALVLTSSKDTFIVGADITEFLGLFAQDDAVLLSWVEQANAVFNKLEDLPFPTASAIKGFALGGGCETILATDFRIADTTAKIGLPETKLGIIPGFGGTVRLPRVIGADNALEWITTGKDQRAEDALKVGAVDAVVAPEALEAAAIQMLKDAVTEKLDWQARRNRKLSALTLPKLEAMMSFTTAKGMVFAVAGKHYPAPMAAVSVIEQASTKGRTEALQIEHQAFIKLAKTDVAKALIGIFLNDQLVKGKAKKAGKLAKEVKNAAVLGAGIMGGGIAYQSASKGTPIVMKDIAQPALDLGLNEVAKLLSAQVARGRSTPEKMAKVLNNITPSLDYAALKHSDVVVEAVVEHPKIKAQVLAEVEGYVSEDAIIASNTSTISINLLAKSMKKPGRFCGMHFFNPVHKMPLVEVIRGEHSSEETIASVVAYASKMGKTPIVVNDCPGFFVNRVLFPYFAGFNGLLAEGGDFAAIDKVMEKQFGWPMGPAYLLDVVGLDTGHHAQAVMAEGFPDRMGKSGTDAIDVMFENKRLGQKNGKGFYVYSVDSRGKPKKDVDPTSYGLLKDAFGELKTFEADDIIARTMIPMIIETVRCLEEGIVASPAEADMGLVYGLGFPPFRGGVFRYLDTMGVASFVALADKYAHLGGLYQVTDAMRTKATNNGSYYQA is encoded by the coding sequence ATGATCTACCAAAGTCCTACAATTCAAGTTGAGTTACTCGAGGATAATATTGCCAAGCTGTGCTTTAACGCACCTGGTTCGGTGAACAAATTCGACAGAGAAACCCTCGCCTCGCTCGATGCGGCATTAGACAGCATCAAGCAAAATTCCAATATCAAAGCATTAGTACTGACCTCAAGTAAAGATACCTTTATTGTGGGTGCCGACATTACCGAATTTTTAGGCCTATTTGCACAAGATGACGCCGTACTGCTCTCTTGGGTTGAACAAGCCAACGCTGTCTTCAACAAACTCGAAGACTTACCTTTCCCAACCGCATCTGCAATCAAAGGCTTTGCCTTAGGTGGCGGCTGTGAAACCATTCTGGCAACGGATTTCCGTATCGCAGATACCACAGCCAAAATCGGTTTACCTGAAACTAAACTCGGCATCATCCCAGGCTTTGGCGGCACGGTTCGCCTGCCTCGTGTAATTGGTGCAGATAACGCACTCGAGTGGATCACCACAGGTAAAGACCAACGCGCTGAAGATGCACTGAAAGTCGGTGCTGTGGATGCCGTGGTTGCGCCAGAAGCGTTAGAAGCGGCTGCGATTCAAATGCTCAAAGACGCTGTTACTGAAAAGCTGGATTGGCAAGCACGTCGTAACCGCAAACTGTCTGCGCTAACGCTGCCAAAACTTGAAGCTATGATGTCATTCACCACAGCTAAAGGCATGGTGTTTGCTGTTGCGGGTAAACACTACCCAGCACCAATGGCCGCAGTAAGCGTGATTGAGCAAGCATCGACTAAAGGCCGCACCGAAGCACTCCAAATCGAGCATCAAGCCTTTATCAAACTGGCTAAAACTGACGTTGCTAAAGCGCTTATCGGTATCTTCCTTAATGATCAACTCGTTAAAGGCAAAGCGAAAAAAGCGGGTAAGTTAGCCAAAGAAGTGAAAAACGCTGCCGTATTAGGTGCTGGCATTATGGGCGGCGGCATCGCCTACCAAAGCGCCAGCAAAGGCACACCTATTGTCATGAAAGACATTGCCCAGCCAGCATTAGATTTAGGCCTCAATGAAGTCGCCAAACTGCTATCGGCGCAAGTTGCTCGTGGCCGTTCAACGCCAGAAAAAATGGCCAAAGTGCTGAACAACATCACGCCTTCATTAGATTATGCTGCGCTCAAACACAGTGATGTCGTCGTTGAAGCCGTTGTTGAACATCCAAAAATTAAAGCACAGGTTTTAGCCGAAGTTGAAGGTTATGTGAGTGAAGATGCGATTATCGCGTCAAACACCTCAACGATTTCAATCAACTTGCTCGCTAAGAGCATGAAGAAACCTGGGCGTTTCTGCGGTATGCATTTCTTCAACCCAGTGCACAAAATGCCGTTGGTAGAAGTTATCCGTGGCGAGCACAGCTCTGAAGAAACCATAGCCTCTGTTGTGGCTTACGCCAGCAAAATGGGCAAAACCCCAATCGTGGTTAATGATTGCCCAGGCTTCTTCGTTAACCGCGTACTCTTCCCTTACTTTGCAGGCTTTAACGGCCTACTTGCCGAAGGTGGCGACTTTGCTGCAATCGACAAAGTTATGGAAAAACAATTTGGTTGGCCAATGGGCCCAGCTTACCTACTCGACGTAGTGGGTTTAGACACAGGTCACCATGCCCAAGCAGTAATGGCTGAAGGTTTCCCTGATCGTATGGGTAAATCTGGTACCGACGCGATTGATGTGATGTTTGAGAACAAGCGCCTTGGCCAGAAAAATGGCAAAGGTTTCTATGTCTATTCAGTTGATAGCCGTGGCAAACCGAAGAAAGATGTCGATCCTACGAGCTACGGCCTATTGAAAGATGCCTTTGGCGAGTTAAAAACCTTTGAAGCCGATGACATTATTGCCCGTACTATGATCCCTATGATCATCGAAACCGTGCGCTGTTTAGAAGAAGGCATTGTCGCATCACCTGCCGAAGCGGATATGGGCCTGGTTTATGGCTTAGGTTTCCCGCCATTCAGAGGCGGCGTGTTCCGTTACTTGGATACCATGGGTGTCGCAAGCTTTGTGGCCTTAGCAGACAAATATGCTCACTTGGGCGGTCTGTATCAAGTCACAGATGCGATGCGTACAAAAGCCACCAATAACGGTAGCTACTACCAAGCCTAA
- the rsmB gene encoding 16S rRNA (cytosine(967)-C(5))-methyltransferase RsmB translates to MNLRALAAKAIFEVLEKGVSLSVALPDQQKHLASGKDKALLAEICYGVMRTLPQIEKRISECLEKPLKGKQRIIHQLLIVGCYQLYFTRIPSHAAISETAEACRQLKFEGMVKVVNGVLRNIQRQLSPLSTESDTLSYNTPAWLIKRLKEAYPEQWQDIIQQSHERPPMWLRNNRLSQSRTEYLAALAELDIEASEGSSADAILLAHPKDVATLPRFHEGAASVQDGAAQWAATLLAPQVNELILDACAAPGGKSCHLLELEPSIKLVAVDFDAKRLERVQQNLDRLSLKAELIHGDAANIGSWWQGGLFDRILLDAPCSATGVIRRHPDIKWLRKNHDIEELAELQQQILDHCWKWLKPGGTLLYATCSILPQENRDQISAFLDRTVDAKLDILAQQNSPQDIGWQITPGQDNMDGFYYARLLKATHK, encoded by the coding sequence ATGAACTTGCGCGCGCTAGCTGCGAAAGCCATCTTCGAAGTATTAGAAAAAGGCGTGTCACTGTCAGTGGCATTGCCTGATCAACAAAAGCATCTTGCCAGCGGCAAAGATAAAGCCCTACTTGCCGAGATCTGCTATGGCGTGATGCGCACTCTGCCGCAAATAGAAAAACGCATCAGTGAATGCCTAGAGAAACCACTTAAAGGCAAACAAAGGATTATCCACCAGCTCCTGATCGTAGGTTGCTACCAACTGTACTTTACCCGTATTCCAAGCCATGCCGCAATTTCAGAAACCGCCGAAGCCTGTCGCCAACTAAAATTTGAAGGCATGGTCAAAGTGGTTAATGGTGTACTGCGCAACATTCAGCGCCAGCTTTCGCCACTGAGCACTGAATCAGACACCTTAAGCTACAACACACCAGCTTGGTTGATTAAGCGCTTAAAAGAAGCCTATCCCGAGCAGTGGCAAGACATCATTCAACAAAGCCATGAACGCCCACCGATGTGGCTGCGTAACAATCGCTTATCCCAGAGCCGTACCGAATACCTTGCAGCCTTAGCCGAACTCGACATTGAAGCGAGCGAAGGCAGTAGTGCTGATGCCATTCTCTTAGCCCATCCAAAGGATGTGGCGACACTGCCACGCTTCCATGAAGGTGCGGCATCAGTGCAAGATGGCGCAGCGCAATGGGCGGCGACACTGCTCGCGCCACAAGTGAATGAGTTAATACTCGATGCCTGCGCAGCCCCCGGTGGTAAAAGCTGCCATCTACTCGAACTTGAACCGAGCATCAAATTAGTCGCTGTTGATTTTGATGCCAAACGCCTTGAGCGGGTGCAACAGAATCTTGATCGCCTATCATTAAAAGCGGAGCTTATCCATGGCGATGCGGCCAATATTGGCTCATGGTGGCAAGGTGGACTATTTGATCGTATCTTACTGGATGCCCCCTGTTCAGCCACAGGGGTGATCCGCCGTCATCCCGATATTAAATGGTTGCGAAAAAACCATGACATCGAAGAATTGGCTGAACTTCAACAGCAAATTCTCGATCATTGCTGGAAGTGGCTAAAACCAGGAGGCACGCTTCTTTATGCCACATGTTCGATTTTACCGCAGGAAAACCGCGACCAGATCAGTGCGTTTTTAGATAGAACGGTAGATGCTAAGCTAGACATACTCGCCCAGCAAAATTCGCCACAGGATATAGGTTGGCAAATCACGCCAGGACAAGACAATATGGATGGGTTTTATTACGCCCGTTTATTGAAAGCGACCCACAAGTAG
- a CDS encoding TrkH family potassium uptake protein yields MQYKTIIRIIGLLIGLFSITMLPPALIAIWYNDGGGTAFIQAFFVSLFIGFWLWYPNRRCKEELRTREGFLIVVLFWTVLGSIGSLPFIFSNQPDLSWTDSFFESFSALTTTGATVIVGLDSLPKAILFYRHMLQWLGGMGIIVLAVAILPVLGVGGMQLYRAEIPGPVKDSKMTPRIAETAKALWYIYLLLTISCAGAYWLAGMSIFDAICHSFSTIAIGGFSTHDASMGYFDSPVINLICVFFLIVSAVNFSVHFAAFSRRGINVKVYFKDTEFKMLVAIQLILTAICFLTLYHSGIYESPEETLDQALFQAVSVATTAGFGTDSFHMWPLFLPMLLIFSSFIGGCGGSTAGGIKVIRVILLLLQGSRELKRLVHPKAMFSIRIGSKALPDRVVDAVWGFFSAYALVFVICMLALMAMGLDDITAFSATAACLNNLGPGLGEVASNYASIGDGAKWVLVVAMLFGRLEVFTLLILFTPTFWKN; encoded by the coding sequence ATGCAATATAAAACCATAATAAGAATAATAGGTCTATTAATCGGCTTATTTTCCATCACTATGCTGCCACCAGCACTGATCGCTATTTGGTATAACGATGGTGGCGGTACTGCATTTATCCAAGCCTTTTTTGTGAGTCTATTTATTGGTTTTTGGCTTTGGTATCCCAATCGCCGCTGCAAAGAAGAGTTACGTACCCGAGAGGGTTTTTTGATTGTTGTATTATTTTGGACAGTACTGGGTTCTATAGGTTCCCTTCCATTTATTTTCTCTAATCAGCCAGATCTGAGTTGGACAGATAGTTTTTTTGAATCTTTTTCGGCGCTGACCACGACTGGGGCGACAGTGATTGTTGGTCTTGACTCCTTGCCCAAAGCTATTCTGTTTTATCGGCACATGCTGCAATGGCTCGGTGGTATGGGGATCATTGTGCTTGCTGTGGCTATTTTACCTGTACTTGGTGTTGGGGGGATGCAGCTTTATCGTGCTGAAATCCCAGGGCCTGTGAAAGACAGTAAGATGACACCTAGGATAGCTGAAACAGCTAAAGCACTGTGGTATATCTATTTACTGTTAACGATCTCCTGTGCTGGCGCCTATTGGTTGGCAGGAATGAGTATTTTTGATGCAATTTGTCATTCTTTTTCAACCATAGCCATTGGTGGCTTTTCGACCCATGATGCCAGTATGGGCTATTTCGATAGTCCTGTGATCAATCTGATTTGTGTGTTCTTTCTAATTGTCTCTGCGGTTAACTTTAGCGTGCATTTTGCGGCATTTTCGCGGCGAGGTATTAACGTTAAAGTGTATTTTAAAGATACTGAATTTAAAATGCTGGTGGCGATTCAACTTATTCTTACCGCGATTTGTTTTCTGACGCTTTATCATTCTGGTATTTATGAATCACCCGAAGAAACCTTAGATCAGGCGCTGTTTCAAGCAGTTTCTGTGGCGACAACGGCTGGATTCGGTACGGATAGCTTTCATATGTGGCCGCTATTTTTACCGATGTTATTAATATTCTCGAGCTTTATTGGTGGTTGTGGCGGTTCAACTGCGGGGGGGATTAAAGTTATCCGGGTGATTTTGCTGCTGTTACAGGGGTCGCGCGAATTGAAACGACTCGTTCACCCGAAGGCGATGTTTTCAATTAGGATTGGTTCTAAGGCTTTACCTGACCGTGTTGTCGATGCTGTATGGGGATTCTTTTCTGCCTATGCGCTAGTGTTTGTGATTTGTATGCTTGCACTGATGGCGATGGGTTTAGATGATATTACCGCTTTTAGTGCTACCGCGGCTTGCTTAAACAACCTTGGCCCAGGTTTAGGTGAGGTGGCGAGTAATTACGCCAGTATCGGTGATGGAGCAAAGTGGGTGCTGGTGGTCGCGATGTTGTTTGGACGCCTCGAAGTCTTTACCTTACTGATTTTATTCACGCCAACCTTTTGGAAAAATTAA
- a CDS encoding YigZ family protein: MLESYLIPSENIQIEEEIKHSRFISFIFHCDSIDKLKLVLTDIKRDYPGASHYCYAFIAGAPIDTVLIGSSDDGEPAGSAGRPMLAVLQGANIGEVAAVVVRYYGGTKLGVGGLVRAYTSGLRLGLTKLSMQTKQLRYPARLQCDYSQLRDVEYSLQQVDAVMINKQFAEVVYIEFEIGKQQQERFSELLMTLSQGSLSAEFEL, translated from the coding sequence GTGCTCGAAAGTTACCTTATCCCGAGTGAAAATATTCAGATTGAAGAAGAGATAAAGCATAGCCGCTTTATCTCTTTTATCTTTCATTGCGATAGTATTGATAAATTAAAGTTAGTGCTCACTGACATAAAGCGTGATTATCCCGGCGCAAGCCACTACTGCTATGCTTTTATCGCTGGCGCACCAATCGACACCGTATTGATTGGCTCAAGTGATGACGGTGAACCCGCTGGCAGTGCTGGCCGCCCTATGCTCGCTGTTTTACAAGGTGCAAATATTGGTGAAGTTGCTGCTGTGGTTGTGCGCTATTATGGCGGTACTAAACTTGGTGTGGGAGGCTTAGTTCGAGCCTATACTTCTGGTTTAAGACTTGGATTGACCAAGCTATCAATGCAAACAAAGCAGCTGCGTTATCCTGCAAGGCTACAGTGTGACTACTCGCAACTAAGGGATGTAGAATATTCATTACAGCAAGTTGATGCCGTTATGATCAATAAGCAGTTTGCTGAAGTTGTCTATATTGAGTTTGAAATAGGAAAGCAACAACAAGAAAGGTTCAGTGAATTATTGATGACCTTGAGCCAAGGCAGCTTAAGTGCCGAGTTTGAACTGTGA
- a CDS encoding TrkH family potassium uptake protein translates to MLNFRPLLFILGLFLSMLTAFMFIPLLLAAFSGEETVGSFMVSALATGICASLCLHNGQSKTIHLNIRDMFLLTSLTWLIVSLFAAMPFTLYHGIGYTDAFFETMSGITTTGSTVLSGLDTMDHSILIWRSLLQWLGGIGFIVMAVAILPFLNVGGMRLFRTESSDWSDKAVPRTQNMAKHLFFIYILLTIVCCVAYHLAGMTWFQAINHAMTTISTGGYSTSDSSMAAFSNSAHWVGIVFMAAGGLPLLLFVHTIQQRNLHIWNDAQVRGFLFFLTFVSCSIGFWLWQTRDIALLDALRLSSFNVVSVVTTTGYGLTDYGSWGAFANIAFLFLMFVGGCSGSTSGGIKIFRFQIAGAIMREQLKQQCHPNGLFRERYNNRIISEDIVRSLITFVLLFMLVIVGLSVILVLTGLDPMTSFTGAITAVTNVGPGLGPIIGPAGNFSTLPDVAKWALALGMLLGRLEILTVAVLFHPSFWKY, encoded by the coding sequence ATGCTGAATTTCAGACCACTACTGTTTATTTTAGGGCTGTTTCTTTCCATGTTGACAGCCTTTATGTTTATCCCCCTGCTTCTGGCCGCTTTCAGTGGTGAAGAAACTGTGGGCTCTTTTATGGTATCCGCACTAGCAACAGGGATCTGCGCTAGCCTTTGTTTACATAATGGCCAAAGTAAAACTATTCACCTCAATATCCGCGATATGTTTCTGCTGACGAGCCTAACGTGGTTAATCGTCAGCCTATTTGCGGCCATGCCCTTTACCCTGTATCACGGTATTGGCTATACGGATGCATTTTTTGAAACCATGTCCGGTATTACCACGACGGGTTCCACCGTCCTTTCAGGCTTGGATACCATGGACCATAGCATTCTAATCTGGCGATCATTACTACAATGGCTTGGAGGTATTGGTTTTATTGTTATGGCCGTTGCAATTTTGCCTTTCTTAAACGTCGGAGGTATGCGGCTATTTCGTACTGAATCTTCTGATTGGAGTGATAAAGCCGTACCCAGAACACAAAATATGGCTAAGCATTTATTTTTTATCTATATTTTATTAACTATTGTTTGTTGTGTTGCCTACCACTTGGCTGGTATGACTTGGTTTCAAGCAATTAACCATGCGATGACCACAATATCCACTGGTGGTTATTCCACTTCAGATAGCTCAATGGCAGCTTTTTCAAACTCAGCACACTGGGTAGGTATTGTATTTATGGCGGCTGGTGGCTTGCCACTATTACTGTTCGTACATACGATTCAACAACGGAATCTTCATATTTGGAATGATGCACAAGTTAGAGGATTTTTATTCTTTCTGACCTTTGTCTCCTGCTCCATTGGATTTTGGCTCTGGCAAACCCGTGACATTGCGTTATTAGATGCCCTACGCTTATCCAGTTTTAATGTGGTTTCTGTTGTCACAACAACAGGATATGGCTTAACTGATTACGGATCTTGGGGGGCTTTTGCTAATATCGCTTTTTTATTTTTAATGTTTGTGGGCGGTTGTTCAGGCTCAACATCGGGGGGAATTAAGATCTTCCGCTTTCAAATCGCAGGTGCCATTATGCGCGAGCAATTAAAGCAACAGTGTCATCCAAACGGTCTATTTCGAGAGCGCTATAATAATCGCATTATCAGTGAAGATATTGTCCGCTCGCTCATTACCTTCGTCTTACTGTTTATGCTCGTCATTGTTGGATTATCAGTAATTTTAGTACTTACAGGGCTCGACCCTATGACTAGCTTTACCGGTGCCATCACTGCCGTCACCAATGTAGGACCAGGTTTAGGCCCTATTATTGGCCCTGCGGGCAATTTCTCAACCTTGCCCGATGTCGCCAAATGGGCATTAGCACTCGGTATGTTACTTGGCCGCTTGGAAATCTTAACCGTGGCAGTATTATTCCACCCAAGTTTCTGGAAATACTAA
- the trkA gene encoding Trk system potassium transporter TrkA, whose protein sequence is MKIIILGAGQVGGTLAENLVGENNDITIVDSDRSKLRALQDKYDLRVVAGHGAHPDVLKEAGAEDADMLIAVTNSDECNMAACQIAYSLFGTPTKIARIRSEPYLAMRDKLFIDSETKNSDGRPRGGFVIDELIAPEQLVTAYIQRLVEYPGALQVLEFAEGKLSLVAVRAYYGGPLVGNALAALREHMPNIDTRVAAIFRQGRPIMPRGTTIIEADDEVFFVADSRHIRAVMSEMQKLDNTYRNIMIAGGGNIGLGLAKRLERTHSVKLIEHKFERAESLSEQLENTTVFCGDASDQELLLEEHIDQTDVFIAVTNDDEANIMSALLAKRMGAKKVMVLIQREAYVDIVQEANIDIAISPQQATISALLTHIRQGDICNVYSLRRGAAEAIEAIAHGDSNTSKVVGKAIGDIKLPPGTTIGAIVRNDEVLMAHDKTVIEQGDHVILFLVNKKFVGEVEKLFQPSAFFF, encoded by the coding sequence ATGAAGATTATCATATTAGGTGCGGGTCAGGTTGGGGGAACTTTGGCCGAGAATTTGGTGGGTGAAAATAATGACATCACCATAGTCGATAGCGACAGATCAAAATTACGTGCCCTACAGGATAAATATGACCTTCGCGTTGTGGCAGGCCATGGCGCTCATCCAGATGTGCTAAAAGAAGCCGGTGCCGAAGATGCTGATATGCTAATTGCGGTCACTAATAGCGATGAATGTAATATGGCCGCCTGCCAAATTGCCTACAGCCTATTTGGCACACCAACAAAAATCGCCCGTATCCGCTCAGAACCCTATCTGGCTATGCGTGATAAACTCTTTATTGATAGCGAAACCAAGAACAGTGACGGCCGTCCACGTGGTGGCTTTGTAATTGACGAACTCATTGCTCCTGAACAGTTAGTGACCGCTTACATCCAGCGCCTTGTTGAATATCCAGGTGCATTGCAAGTGCTCGAGTTTGCCGAAGGCAAGTTAAGCTTAGTCGCAGTGCGCGCCTATTACGGTGGTCCATTAGTGGGTAATGCACTAGCGGCGCTACGCGAACATATGCCCAATATCGATACCCGAGTCGCAGCAATTTTTCGCCAAGGTAGACCCATTATGCCGCGCGGAACGACAATTATTGAAGCCGATGATGAGGTATTTTTCGTCGCCGACAGTCGCCATATTCGCGCCGTTATGAGCGAAATGCAAAAGCTCGATAATACCTACCGCAATATTATGATCGCTGGCGGCGGTAACATAGGATTAGGATTAGCAAAACGCCTAGAACGTACCCACTCGGTAAAACTTATCGAACACAAATTTGAGCGAGCAGAATCGCTTTCGGAACAACTCGAAAATACAACTGTATTTTGTGGTGATGCTTCGGATCAAGAATTACTACTCGAAGAACATATTGACCAAACAGATGTGTTTATTGCCGTCACTAATGATGATGAAGCCAACATTATGTCGGCTCTTTTAGCAAAGCGTATGGGCGCAAAAAAGGTCATGGTGCTTATTCAGCGAGAAGCCTATGTGGATATAGTGCAAGAAGCCAATATCGATATCGCGATTTCTCCGCAACAGGCAACCATTTCAGCCCTACTCACCCATATTCGTCAAGGTGATATTTGTAACGTCTACTCCTTACGCCGCGGCGCCGCCGAGGCGATTGAAGCCATAGCACATGGCGATTCAAACACCTCCAAGGTAGTAGGTAAAGCCATTGGTGATATTAAATTGCCACCGGGAACGACCATAGGTGCAATTGTCCGCAATGATGAAGTGCTGATGGCCCATGATAAAACCGTGATAGAACAAGGAGATCATGTCATCTTGTTCCTTGTGAATAAAAAGTTTGTCGGTGAAGTCGAAAAACTTTTCCAACCTAGTGCTTTCTTTTTTTAG